In a genomic window of Paraburkholderia phenazinium:
- a CDS encoding recombinase-like helix-turn-helix domain-containing protein, which translates to MREQAVKFNPSLKPWLAPQPNNVAGKGVIEKPGEAQNLVWQNRKAEPTQYENDFGDALEKVFDAGAVELEEVVAGLNRVGFRTPEGATWTAERLAAEFRLLAE; encoded by the coding sequence ATGCGAGAGCAAGCCGTGAAATTCAATCCCTCCCTGAAGCCGTGGCTCGCGCCGCAGCCGAACAACGTGGCCGGCAAGGGCGTCATCGAAAAGCCGGGCGAGGCGCAAAACCTCGTGTGGCAAAACCGCAAGGCCGAGCCGACGCAGTACGAGAACGACTTTGGCGATGCGCTCGAAAAGGTGTTCGACGCAGGCGCAGTGGAACTGGAAGAAGTCGTTGCCGGGCTGAACCGCGTGGGCTTCCGGACGCCGGAAGGCGCGACGTGGACGGCCGAACGACTCGCCGCCGAATTCCGCCTGCTCGCCGAATAA
- a CDS encoding DUF3501 family protein, which translates to MSIARNSLLSLENYSKSRIAMRARVIEHKKDRTVPLGNHVTFLFEDETTIRYQIQEMLHIEKIFDEDGIQGELNAYLPLVPDGSNLKATMQIEYENEIERQAALARLIGIEDRVFMQVEGEPPVYAIADEDLERDNDQKTSAVHFVRFEFTPAIKARLRDGAALQIGCDHPNYPVPTQTIEPRVRAALVKDLN; encoded by the coding sequence ATGAGTATCGCCCGCAACTCGCTGTTGTCGCTCGAGAATTATTCGAAATCGCGCATCGCGATGCGCGCCCGGGTGATCGAGCACAAGAAGGATCGCACCGTGCCGCTCGGCAACCATGTCACGTTCCTGTTCGAAGACGAAACGACGATCCGCTATCAGATTCAGGAAATGCTCCACATCGAGAAAATTTTCGACGAGGACGGGATTCAGGGAGAGCTGAACGCGTATTTGCCGCTGGTGCCGGACGGCAGCAATCTGAAGGCGACCATGCAGATCGAGTACGAAAACGAAATCGAACGGCAAGCGGCGCTGGCGCGGCTGATCGGCATCGAGGACCGGGTCTTCATGCAGGTGGAGGGCGAGCCGCCGGTCTATGCGATTGCCGACGAGGATCTGGAACGCGACAACGATCAGAAGACCTCAGCCGTGCACTTCGTACGCTTCGAATTCACGCCGGCGATCAAAGCGCGGCTACGCGACGGGGCGGCGTTGCAGATCGGCTGCGACCATCCGAATTATCCGGTGCCCACGCAAACCATCGAGCCACGAGTGCGGGCCGCGTTAGTGAAGGATCTCAACTGA
- a CDS encoding cupin domain-containing protein, whose product MADTDIERKSWDQPTEASFAQWMDTRVARLETRRYDWDALKFQADYDPKYRRAQMRYVGTGGTGVAKDVNTVPAGGFTFSTMVIPAGNIGPSHIHMDVEEIFFVLRGKMKVICERDGETWESVLGERDLISVPPGVYRTEVNIGEEDALMCVMLGSPKPITPTYPPDSPLAKLKR is encoded by the coding sequence ATGGCGGACACCGATATCGAACGTAAGTCGTGGGATCAACCCACGGAAGCCAGCTTTGCGCAGTGGATGGACACGCGTGTCGCGCGCCTTGAAACGCGTCGTTACGACTGGGACGCGCTGAAGTTCCAGGCCGACTACGATCCGAAGTATCGCCGTGCGCAGATGCGCTATGTCGGCACGGGCGGCACAGGCGTCGCCAAGGACGTCAACACGGTGCCGGCAGGCGGCTTCACGTTTTCGACGATGGTGATTCCGGCCGGCAACATTGGCCCGAGCCATATTCATATGGATGTCGAAGAAATTTTCTTCGTACTGCGCGGCAAGATGAAAGTGATCTGCGAGCGCGATGGTGAGACGTGGGAATCGGTGCTAGGCGAGCGCGATCTGATCTCGGTGCCGCCGGGCGTGTATCGCACGGAAGTGAATATCGGCGAAGAAGATGCGCTGATGTGCGTGATGCTCGGTTCGCCGAAGCCGATCACGCCGACGTATCCGCCGGATTCGCCGCTTGCCAAGCTGAAGCGCTAA
- a CDS encoding DNA/RNA non-specific endonuclease: protein MKKWFASLLFVVAAHAMAAPSCTEFTPNAQWPVLVNPKMAPKTRMLCYADFAVLHSGITHGPLWSAEHLTRDHIEAAQDMVRTNKFFEDARLPDGEGATLADYKRSGYDRGHMSPAGNRWNPQAMAQSFSLANVVPQNRENNQRLWARIETAVRNIALRDDDTYVVTGPMFSGEQLQTIGPTRVFVPTQLFKLVYVPSKQMAFAVVVDNVSTNRYTLTTVHELEATSGIRFPGIPESLKDQRPGGLKGV, encoded by the coding sequence ATGAAGAAGTGGTTTGCCTCACTGTTATTCGTCGTCGCGGCTCACGCGATGGCGGCACCCTCCTGCACCGAATTCACGCCCAACGCGCAGTGGCCTGTGCTGGTCAATCCGAAGATGGCGCCGAAGACGCGCATGCTCTGCTACGCCGACTTCGCCGTCCTGCATTCGGGTATCACGCATGGCCCGCTGTGGTCCGCGGAACATCTCACGCGCGACCACATTGAAGCCGCGCAGGACATGGTGCGCACCAACAAGTTTTTCGAAGACGCGCGATTGCCCGACGGCGAAGGCGCAACGCTCGCCGACTACAAACGCAGCGGCTACGATCGCGGCCACATGAGCCCTGCCGGCAACCGCTGGAATCCGCAGGCGATGGCGCAATCGTTTTCGCTGGCGAACGTCGTGCCGCAGAATCGCGAGAACAATCAGCGCCTCTGGGCACGCATCGAAACCGCCGTGCGCAACATCGCGCTTCGGGACGACGATACGTACGTCGTGACCGGCCCGATGTTCAGCGGCGAGCAGTTGCAAACCATCGGACCGACGCGCGTCTTCGTGCCGACGCAGTTGTTCAAGCTCGTGTACGTGCCGTCGAAGCAGATGGCGTTTGCCGTCGTGGTCGACAATGTCTCGACTAACCGCTACACCCTCACCACCGTTCACGAACTCGAAGCGACGAGCGGCATCCGCTTTCCCGGCATTCCCGAGTCGTTGAAAGATCAGCGTCCAGGAGGACTCAAAGGTGTTTAA
- a CDS encoding heterodisulfide reductase-related iron-sulfur binding cluster yields the protein MPHKEGSLEAPTRHPLDWLSDAFYDQEALDQELARVFDICAGCRRCVSLCGAFPTLFDLVDATDTGEAHEVDKTEFGKVVDQCYLCDLCYMTKCPYVPPHPWNVDFPHLMLRAKAVDYKKGDVKLRDKFLSNTDALGHFAGIPVVTQTVNAVNRTAAARGIMESALGVDRNAWLPDFAPRKFRSAAKKSPATTQVRDGERTPGKVAIYATCYVNFNEPGIGHDLLAVLAHNEIAYELVKSEACCGMPLLEQGNLQGVADKKAKNLPVLAKYAREGYAIIGAIPSCVLMYKHELPLMFPDDADVRAVSEAFWDPFEYFVSRHRDGLLKTDFKTALGKVSYHVPCHARVQNIGRKTSETLALVPDTQVTVVERCSGHAGTFGVKKEFHRTAMQIGTPVFKAMAQPHPDYISSDCQLAGHHIEQGLDENGLSKGQLAHPLTLLRKAYGL from the coding sequence ATGCCCCACAAAGAAGGCAGCCTCGAGGCGCCCACCCGGCATCCGCTCGATTGGCTTTCGGATGCGTTCTACGATCAGGAGGCGCTTGACCAGGAGCTGGCGCGCGTCTTCGACATCTGCGCGGGGTGCCGCCGCTGCGTCTCGCTGTGCGGCGCGTTCCCCACGCTGTTCGATCTCGTCGACGCCACGGATACCGGCGAAGCGCATGAGGTCGACAAGACCGAGTTCGGCAAGGTGGTCGATCAGTGTTACCTGTGCGACCTCTGCTACATGACCAAGTGCCCCTATGTTCCACCGCATCCGTGGAATGTCGATTTTCCGCACCTGATGCTGCGCGCCAAGGCTGTCGATTACAAAAAGGGCGACGTCAAACTGCGCGACAAGTTTCTCTCGAACACGGATGCGCTCGGGCACTTCGCCGGCATTCCGGTGGTCACGCAGACGGTGAACGCGGTGAATCGCACGGCGGCGGCGCGCGGCATCATGGAGAGCGCGCTCGGCGTCGACAGGAACGCCTGGCTACCCGATTTTGCGCCGCGCAAATTTCGTAGTGCCGCAAAGAAATCGCCGGCCACTACCCAAGTGCGCGATGGAGAGCGCACCCCCGGCAAAGTGGCGATCTACGCCACCTGTTACGTGAATTTCAACGAGCCGGGGATCGGCCACGATCTGCTCGCCGTGCTCGCACACAATGAGATTGCTTACGAACTGGTGAAGAGCGAGGCATGCTGCGGCATGCCGTTGCTCGAGCAGGGCAACCTGCAGGGCGTGGCCGATAAAAAGGCCAAGAACCTGCCGGTGCTCGCGAAATACGCGCGTGAAGGCTACGCGATCATCGGCGCAATTCCGAGTTGCGTGCTGATGTACAAACACGAGTTGCCGCTGATGTTCCCGGACGACGCCGACGTGCGCGCCGTCAGCGAGGCGTTTTGGGATCCGTTCGAGTACTTCGTGTCGCGTCATCGTGACGGACTTCTCAAAACCGACTTCAAGACGGCGCTCGGCAAAGTGTCGTATCACGTGCCGTGTCACGCGCGGGTGCAGAACATCGGTCGTAAAACATCCGAAACCCTGGCGCTGGTGCCGGATACCCAGGTCACCGTAGTCGAACGCTGTTCCGGGCATGCCGGTACGTTCGGCGTCAAAAAGGAGTTCCACCGCACGGCGATGCAGATCGGCACGCCGGTCTTCAAGGCGATGGCGCAGCCGCATCCCGACTACATTTCGTCGGATTGCCAGCTGGCAGGCCATCATATCGAACAGGGGCTCGACGAAAACGGCCTGTCGAAAGGACAGCTTGCGCATCCGCTCACGCTGCTGCGCAAGGCCTACGGCCTCTGA
- a CDS encoding aromatic ring-hydroxylating dioxygenase subunit alpha: MTSPTSHTTTDHGAADPLQAYLDLGLRNYWYPVAPSWQVGNAPIGLTRLGDQIVLWRDQEGQVRALEDRCPHRGARLSLGWNLGGSVACWYHGIEIDGGGTVTKVPAVSNCPLEGQKCVKSYPVEERAGAIFLWFGDDAHKEPTPLVLPEELVGEEYASFLCMSNWKCNYQYAIDNVMDPMHGAYLHATSHSMAEGDKQADMRVRKTDTGLMFEKVGQRDVNFDWVELGETGCLWMRLAIPYKKKFGPGGNFGIIGFAVPVDENNCQVYFWRTRKVSGWQRDAWRFLYRNRLEGLHWDVLEQDRYVLESMAPNARQHEFLYQHDVGMTRVRRMLRQRAQQDFDALAAHREQAATTAAGAAAGHSHA, encoded by the coding sequence ATGACGTCCCCCACATCCCACACCACGACGGACCACGGCGCTGCCGATCCGCTTCAGGCTTACCTCGACCTCGGTCTGCGCAACTACTGGTATCCGGTCGCCCCGAGCTGGCAGGTCGGCAATGCACCGATCGGCCTGACGCGTCTCGGCGATCAGATCGTGCTGTGGCGCGATCAGGAAGGCCAGGTCCGCGCACTCGAAGACCGTTGCCCGCATCGCGGCGCGCGTCTGTCGCTCGGCTGGAATCTCGGTGGCAGCGTTGCGTGCTGGTACCACGGCATTGAAATCGACGGCGGCGGCACGGTCACCAAGGTGCCGGCCGTTTCGAACTGCCCGCTGGAAGGCCAGAAGTGCGTGAAGTCGTATCCGGTTGAAGAGCGCGCCGGTGCGATCTTCCTGTGGTTCGGCGACGACGCGCACAAGGAGCCCACGCCGCTCGTACTGCCGGAAGAACTGGTGGGCGAGGAGTACGCGAGCTTCCTCTGCATGTCGAACTGGAAGTGCAATTACCAGTACGCGATCGACAACGTGATGGACCCAATGCACGGCGCGTATCTGCATGCCACCTCGCACTCGATGGCCGAAGGCGACAAGCAGGCCGACATGCGCGTGCGCAAGACCGACACCGGTTTGATGTTCGAGAAGGTCGGCCAGCGCGACGTCAACTTCGACTGGGTCGAACTCGGCGAAACCGGCTGCCTGTGGATGCGTCTTGCGATTCCGTACAAGAAGAAGTTCGGCCCGGGCGGCAACTTCGGGATCATCGGCTTCGCCGTTCCTGTCGACGAAAACAATTGCCAGGTTTACTTCTGGCGTACCCGCAAGGTTTCCGGCTGGCAGCGCGACGCATGGCGCTTCCTGTATCGCAACCGCCTCGAAGGTCTGCATTGGGACGTGCTGGAACAGGACCGCTATGTCCTCGAAAGCATGGCGCCGAACGCGCGTCAGCACGAATTCCTCTATCAGCACGATGTCGGCATGACGCGCGTGCGTCGCATGTTGCGCCAGCGTGCGCAGCAGGACTTCGACGCACTGGCCGCGCATCGTGAGCAAGCGGCGACCACTGCAGCGGGCGCAGCCGCAGGACATAGCCATGCATAA
- a CDS encoding SDR family oxidoreductase, protein MHNANAALAALNGRRVIVTGGARGLGAAFVRSLAQAGAQVAFGDVLHEEGRALAETLKGEGHAVHFLPLDLAEPSNVQRFVAEAVAQLGGLDALINNAAITNSGGKFAGELAVDTWDAVMNVNVRGTWLMSTAALPHLRDSGRGAIVNIASDTAMWGAPKLLAYVASKGAVIAMTRSLAREFGVHGVTVNAIAPGLTEVEATAYVPAERHEYYLKGRALNRGQVPDDVTGPVLFLLSDAARFVTGQLLPVNGGFVMN, encoded by the coding sequence ATGCATAACGCCAACGCGGCGCTCGCGGCGCTGAACGGACGGCGCGTGATCGTCACGGGCGGCGCGCGCGGTCTCGGTGCGGCGTTTGTGCGGTCGCTGGCGCAAGCCGGCGCGCAAGTCGCGTTCGGCGATGTGTTGCACGAGGAAGGCCGTGCACTCGCCGAGACCCTGAAGGGCGAAGGTCATGCGGTGCATTTCCTGCCGCTGGATCTCGCCGAGCCGTCGAACGTTCAGCGCTTCGTGGCCGAAGCGGTTGCACAACTCGGTGGTCTCGACGCGCTCATCAACAACGCGGCGATCACCAACTCGGGCGGCAAGTTCGCCGGCGAGCTGGCGGTGGATACATGGGACGCCGTGATGAACGTCAACGTGCGCGGTACCTGGCTGATGAGCACGGCAGCGCTGCCGCATCTGCGTGACTCGGGCCGCGGCGCCATCGTCAACATCGCTTCGGATACGGCGATGTGGGGCGCGCCGAAGCTGCTGGCGTATGTCGCCAGCAAGGGCGCCGTGATTGCGATGACACGCTCGCTGGCGCGCGAATTCGGTGTGCATGGCGTCACGGTCAACGCGATTGCGCCGGGCCTCACCGAAGTCGAAGCCACCGCCTACGTGCCGGCCGAGCGCCACGAGTACTACCTGAAAGGCCGCGCGCTGAACCGCGGCCAGGTCCCCGACGATGTGACGGGACCGGTCCTGTTCCTGTTGTCCGATGCCGCACGTTTCGTGACCGGCCAGTTGCTGCCGGTCAACGGCGGCTTTGTGATGAATTGA
- a CDS encoding IclR family transcriptional regulator, with product MAKETMTGAGRKPARPRGETPTAQDEAAVPVDLNETADEESAGGSTYLVPGLERGLRILAEFTAREPVLGAPELSKRIGIPRTTTFRLLQTLEALGFLERVNGDRHFRLGVAVLRLGFEYLSSLELTDVGTPLLERLRDATGLSTHLLIRDQRDVVFVAKAQAHDPMFSSVKVHVGTRLPAHATVHGQVLMGDLSYEELRQLYPEPQLERFTDRTPATVEELNERVRESAALGYAVSEASFERGISVVTAPVRDQTGRIVAALTVTVPRSDIGDAGEREPLIASVCNAAVDLSTRLNYRPQPDDPTVAAARRSSVTAN from the coding sequence ATGGCAAAAGAAACCATGACAGGAGCGGGACGCAAACCGGCCAGGCCGCGCGGCGAGACGCCGACGGCTCAGGACGAGGCCGCGGTTCCCGTCGACCTCAACGAAACCGCCGACGAAGAGAGCGCCGGCGGTTCGACCTACCTTGTGCCTGGCCTTGAGCGGGGCTTGCGCATCCTCGCGGAATTCACCGCCCGTGAGCCGGTGCTCGGTGCGCCGGAGTTATCGAAGCGCATCGGGATTCCTCGCACGACCACCTTCCGCCTGCTGCAGACGCTGGAAGCGCTCGGTTTTCTGGAGCGCGTAAACGGCGACCGTCATTTCCGGCTGGGCGTCGCGGTGTTGCGGCTGGGCTTCGAGTATCTGAGCTCGCTCGAATTGACCGACGTCGGCACACCGCTTCTCGAACGTCTGCGGGACGCGACCGGACTCAGCACGCACCTGCTGATTCGCGATCAGCGCGACGTCGTGTTCGTTGCGAAGGCGCAGGCACATGATCCGATGTTCAGTTCGGTCAAGGTGCACGTCGGCACGCGTTTGCCGGCGCATGCCACCGTGCATGGTCAGGTGTTGATGGGCGATCTGAGTTACGAGGAATTGCGCCAGCTTTATCCTGAGCCGCAACTCGAACGCTTTACGGACCGCACGCCTGCCACGGTCGAAGAACTGAACGAGCGCGTGCGCGAAAGCGCGGCGCTGGGTTACGCGGTGAGCGAGGCGTCGTTCGAGCGGGGCATTTCTGTGGTCACGGCGCCGGTGCGCGACCAGACCGGTCGCATCGTTGCGGCGTTGACGGTGACCGTGCCGCGTTCGGATATCGGCGATGCGGGCGAACGCGAGCCGCTGATTGCGTCGGTGTGCAATGCAGCGGTCGATCTGTCGACGCGCCTCAACTACCGTCCACAGCCGGACGATCCGACTGTCGCAGCGGCACGCCGCAGTTCTGTGACGGCCAACTAA
- a CDS encoding acid phosphatase, whose protein sequence is MNQKDDLPVPHANPELGNDDSPDNPERRRVLTGIAAVGFGLALAGCNTEEQAAATPKSAADLRLDAALHDQVRHIVVIYAENRSFANLYGNFPGVQHPLDAVPAERYVQLDRDGKTPLPQLPKIWGGLVPQAQEVDGKRYMIGENAIVDLHNRPFRIPDAQGAPLPNGVITRDLWHRFYQNQMQINAGRNNQFVAWADSGGLVMGHYRNSADTLRIWNLAQQYTLCDNFFMAAFGGSWLNHIFLISAQAPLVPDVHTSAAKAFVSVVEGDDPTGARLKLASTSPASALDGPPKFVNDGLFTPDGYAVNTMAPPYQPSFVAPAAGGNPAFADPSNPRVLPPQNYATIGDRLSDKGVDWAWYAGAWQYALNHHDTGDVPDFQYHHQPFNYFVSYAPGTDARRQHLRDAGVGDDASTNRLIADIEAGRLPAVTFYKPQGNLNMHAGYADVESGDRHIATVIEHLQRGPQWANTVVIVTVDENGGWWDPVSPPKGDRWGPGSRIPALVVSPLAKKGYVDHTVYDTNSILRFISRVHGLAPLEGVVARDRAFAQNGLAPLGDLTGTLDLA, encoded by the coding sequence ATGAATCAGAAGGACGATTTGCCCGTACCGCACGCGAACCCGGAGCTCGGCAACGACGACAGCCCCGACAATCCTGAACGCCGCCGGGTCCTCACCGGCATCGCGGCGGTTGGTTTCGGACTCGCGCTCGCCGGCTGCAATACGGAAGAGCAGGCGGCGGCCACGCCGAAGAGCGCCGCCGACCTCCGGCTCGACGCCGCGCTGCACGACCAGGTGCGCCATATCGTGGTGATTTACGCCGAGAACCGCAGCTTTGCGAATCTGTATGGCAATTTCCCAGGCGTGCAGCATCCGCTCGATGCGGTACCGGCAGAACGTTATGTGCAGCTCGACCGCGACGGCAAAACGCCGCTGCCGCAGTTGCCGAAGATCTGGGGCGGACTCGTCCCGCAGGCGCAGGAAGTGGACGGCAAGCGCTATATGATCGGCGAGAACGCGATTGTCGATCTGCACAACCGGCCATTCCGGATTCCCGATGCGCAGGGCGCGCCTTTGCCGAACGGCGTGATCACGCGCGATCTGTGGCATCGCTTCTATCAGAACCAGATGCAGATCAACGCCGGGCGCAACAACCAGTTCGTCGCGTGGGCCGATTCCGGCGGGCTGGTGATGGGGCACTACCGCAATTCCGCCGACACCCTGCGGATCTGGAATCTCGCCCAGCAGTACACGCTGTGCGACAACTTCTTCATGGCGGCCTTCGGCGGCTCATGGCTGAACCATATCTTCCTGATCTCCGCGCAAGCGCCGCTGGTGCCGGACGTGCATACCAGCGCGGCCAAGGCGTTTGTGTCCGTGGTCGAAGGGGACGATCCGACCGGTGCGCGGCTGAAGCTTGCCTCGACTTCGCCGGCGTCGGCGCTCGACGGCCCGCCCAAGTTCGTCAACGACGGCCTGTTCACGCCCGACGGTTACGCCGTCAACACCATGGCGCCGCCGTACCAGCCGAGCTTCGTCGCGCCGGCGGCCGGCGGCAATCCGGCCTTTGCCGATCCGTCGAATCCGCGCGTGCTGCCGCCGCAAAACTACGCGACGATCGGCGACCGCCTGTCGGACAAGGGCGTCGATTGGGCGTGGTACGCCGGGGCGTGGCAATACGCGCTCAATCATCACGACACGGGCGATGTGCCCGACTTCCAGTACCACCATCAGCCGTTCAACTATTTCGTCAGCTACGCGCCGGGCACCGACGCGCGCCGTCAGCATCTGCGCGATGCCGGCGTGGGCGACGACGCTTCCACCAACCGCCTGATCGCCGATATCGAAGCCGGCCGCCTGCCTGCCGTCACGTTCTACAAGCCGCAGGGCAATCTGAACATGCACGCGGGGTACGCGGACGTCGAATCGGGCGATCGCCATATCGCCACGGTAATCGAGCATCTGCAGCGCGGGCCGCAATGGGCGAATACCGTGGTGATCGTCACCGTCGACGAAAACGGCGGCTGGTGGGATCCCGTGTCGCCGCCGAAGGGCGACCGCTGGGGTCCGGGATCGCGCATTCCGGCGCTGGTGGTTTCGCCGCTGGCGAAAAAGGGCTACGTGGATCACACCGTCTACGACACCAACTCGATCCTGCGTTTCATTAGCCGGGTGCACGGCCTGGCGCCGCTTGAAGGAGTGGTCGCACGGGACCGCGCGTTCGCGCAAAACGGTCTTGCGCCGTTGGGCGATCTAACCGGAACGCTCGATCTCGCTTGA
- a CDS encoding porin, whose product MCAATGAWAQSSVTLYGSLDAGVAYVSNVAGGTKWMAEQGNMQPDRWGLKGVEDLGGGLHAIFQLENGFATTTGAMSSPGTLWNRQAYVGLSSDQIGTLTLGHQTPFNFDVLGPLSTGYLAASWFAFHPGNIDELADTSIVPFNNSVKFRSTSFSGFSVGAMMGLGNTTDFATGRTLSFAASYANGPFKAGAVYSNEHNQTPSIVTTGITNFQGMTAANYTADKMENMGAGLSYQFGNLLVHGLYTRVKLDNPGYSSTYQSYDAGANYQFTPFNSVAGGAATTSFDGHRWTQFEIGDIYALSKSTQVYVNALYERAGSNTDAAFFTAGVSNSRNQTIFLTGVHHSF is encoded by the coding sequence ATGTGCGCCGCGACAGGGGCGTGGGCACAAAGCAGTGTCACGCTTTACGGCAGCCTGGATGCCGGAGTCGCGTACGTCAGCAACGTGGCTGGCGGAACGAAGTGGATGGCAGAACAGGGCAACATGCAGCCTGACCGTTGGGGCCTGAAGGGGGTCGAAGATCTGGGTGGTGGCCTGCACGCGATCTTCCAGTTGGAAAACGGCTTCGCGACGACAACAGGTGCGATGTCTTCGCCCGGCACACTGTGGAACCGCCAGGCGTATGTGGGTTTGAGTTCGGATCAGATCGGCACGCTCACGCTGGGTCACCAGACGCCGTTCAATTTCGACGTACTCGGCCCGCTTAGCACGGGCTATCTCGCCGCCAGTTGGTTTGCGTTCCACCCCGGCAATATCGACGAACTCGCCGACACGAGCATCGTGCCGTTCAACAACTCGGTGAAGTTCCGCTCGACGAGCTTTAGCGGCTTCTCAGTCGGCGCAATGATGGGTCTCGGCAACACGACCGACTTCGCCACCGGCCGCACCTTGAGTTTCGCGGCGAGCTACGCGAACGGTCCGTTCAAGGCTGGCGCCGTGTACTCGAACGAGCATAACCAGACGCCGTCGATCGTCACGACGGGCATCACGAACTTCCAGGGAATGACGGCCGCCAACTACACGGCGGACAAGATGGAGAACATGGGCGCCGGCTTGTCGTATCAGTTCGGCAACCTGCTGGTGCATGGCCTGTACACGCGCGTGAAGCTGGACAATCCGGGGTACTCGAGTACGTATCAGAGCTACGATGCCGGCGCGAACTATCAGTTCACACCGTTTAACAGCGTGGCGGGCGGCGCGGCAACGACGAGCTTCGACGGTCATCGCTGGACGCAGTTTGAGATCGGCGATATCTACGCGCTGTCGAAATCGACGCAGGTGTATGTGAATGCGCTATACGAGCGGGCGGGTTCGAATACGGACGCTGCGTTCTTCACGGCAGGTGTCTCGAACAGCCGCAATCAGACCATCTTTCTGACCGGCGTTCATCACTCGTTTTAA
- a CDS encoding rubrerythrin family protein has product MSQLKGSKTEENLKAAFAGESQANRRYLYFAAKADVEGQNDVAALFRSTAEGETGHAHGHLEYLEAVGDPATGLPFGSSRQNLQAAIAGETHEYTDMYPGMAKSAREEGFDEIANWFETLAKAERSHANRYTKALEALVD; this is encoded by the coding sequence ATGTCGCAACTCAAGGGTTCGAAGACCGAGGAGAATTTGAAGGCAGCATTCGCCGGCGAATCGCAGGCGAACCGTCGTTACCTGTATTTCGCAGCCAAGGCCGATGTCGAGGGTCAGAATGATGTCGCGGCACTGTTCCGCTCGACCGCCGAAGGCGAAACCGGTCACGCGCACGGCCACCTCGAATATCTGGAAGCGGTAGGCGACCCGGCCACCGGACTGCCGTTTGGTTCGTCGCGGCAAAATCTGCAGGCGGCGATTGCCGGCGAAACCCACGAATACACCGACATGTATCCGGGAATGGCGAAGTCGGCGCGCGAAGAGGGCTTCGACGAAATCGCCAACTGGTTCGAAACGCTGGCAAAGGCCGAACGCAGCCACGCCAATCGTTATACGAAGGCGCTCGAAGCACTCGTCGACTGA
- a CDS encoding non-heme iron oxygenase ferredoxin subunit, with protein sequence MSEQWRCAGHAGELSEDAPLEFKLDGTEIGIYKVGDALYALENVCPHAYALLTQGFVDGDTVECPLHEAVFHIPTGKCLKEPGGRDLKVYAVRLAGEEIQIKVE encoded by the coding sequence ATGAGTGAACAATGGCGTTGCGCCGGACATGCCGGCGAACTGTCCGAAGACGCGCCGCTCGAGTTCAAGCTCGACGGCACGGAGATCGGCATCTACAAGGTGGGCGATGCGCTGTACGCGCTGGAAAACGTCTGCCCCCATGCGTACGCGTTGCTGACGCAGGGCTTTGTCGACGGCGATACCGTCGAATGCCCGTTGCACGAAGCCGTGTTCCATATCCCGACAGGCAAGTGCCTGAAAGAGCCGGGCGGTCGCGACCTGAAGGTGTACGCGGTTCGTCTCGCCGGTGAAGAAATCCAGATCAAGGTGGAATGA
- a CDS encoding DUF3564 domain-containing protein: MRLTILINGSDPTVNHDYAVLWLDTDERRWSREAHQGIDLPPWGEMHDTDGVTTLCAPSTDAPLCTLRGLHVDRKQRVSSAEGSAAWTAVHARAPATGYWRLQAVDRQPVHAEHRIFDN, encoded by the coding sequence ATGCGTTTGACGATTCTCATCAACGGTTCCGATCCCACCGTCAATCACGACTACGCTGTGTTATGGCTCGACACCGATGAGCGCCGGTGGTCGAGAGAAGCGCATCAAGGGATCGATCTGCCCCCGTGGGGCGAAATGCACGACACCGACGGTGTCACGACGCTTTGTGCGCCGAGTACCGACGCGCCGCTCTGTACGCTGCGCGGCCTGCACGTCGACCGCAAGCAACGCGTGAGTTCCGCCGAGGGCTCGGCTGCGTGGACCGCTGTCCATGCGCGGGCGCCGGCGACCGGCTATTGGCGTTTGCAAGCTGTCGACCGTCAACCGGTCCACGCGGAACATCGCATCTTCGACAACTAG